In Terriglobales bacterium, the genomic window CGGACATCGTTACCTCCGGTTGGAGTCGATGGTCGTTAGCTGATGGTCGATAGCAGCGTTGCGAGACAACTTCAGAAACGGAAAGTATAATCGGCGGGCAAACAAAAGCGAAAGTCGCGGCGGGACGAATGGCGCCGGCGCCCTCCGCCCTCTCACACCGCCAAGTTCTTAACGCGATCCTACTCAACTCGGTGCGCAGAACAACATGGCGGAATCCGAAATCCGGCCATTCACCGATAACGCCGGCGAGGCTCCGGTTCGCGGGTTTCTGCACACTCCGGCGAAGGCGTCCGGCGATGGGCTGATTCTGACCCATGGCGCGGGAGCGAACTGCCAATCCCCGCTGCTGACCGCGCTGGCAAACATGTTTTGCGAAGCGGGCCTAATGGTTTTGCGCTGTGATCTGCCATTCCGCCAGGCGCGTCCGCACGGGCCTCCGGTGCGCGGCAGCGCCGAGCGTGACCAGCAGGGACTGCGCCGCGCCATCGCCTGCCTGCGGCCCATGGCTCAGGGCCGTGTGTTTCTGGGGGGACACTCCTACGGCGGGCGACAAGGCACGATGCTGGCGGCGAGCACCCCCGGCTTGATTGACGGACTGCTGCTGCTCTCTTACCCGTTGCACCCGCCCAAGCAGCGCGAGCAGCTCAGGACAGCGCATTTTCCGAGCCTTCACACACCGTCTCTTTTCGTCAGCGGCACGCGCGACGGCTTCGGCACGGTCGAGGAGATGAGCGCGGCATTGAAGTTGATACCTGCGCGCACGCGGTTGCTGATGATCGAAGGCGCCGGGCACGAGCTGATGACAAAGCGGAACGCGGCCGAGTTGCCCAAGGCAGTCACGACCGCATTCACCGAGATGTTCAGCAGCGGTGGAGCGAAGACAGAAAATGCCTCACCGCGCTCGGGATGATGCGCTGGCCTTAGCGGCGTTTGCGGCGCCGCAGGCGAGCAGAAAATTTTTTGTTCCAGCGTTTCTGCTTTCCTATCGCGATTCGTCGAGCAGTTGCAACAGGCGATCCTTCCAGAAGACAGCCCAGGTGTGAGTGCCGTGGCCATGCGTGTCCGCGCTCCCCTGGATCAGGTGGAACTTCCCGCGCGGGATGCGCTTCACCTCGCTCTCCGGCGTGGTCAGTTCCGGCGGGTTGATGAAGTCGTCGGTGGAATTGATCCACATTAGCGGCGCACGGATTTTTTCCAAGTCAGGTGAGGGGTTGTAATGGCGCGAGGAGGCGACCTGGTAGAGAAGGTCGTTGGCCTCCAGAGTCTTGATGCGGGACTCCTGCGCGTCAACGAACTTGTCGGCATCGTCGCGCGTGGGGTACAGGCGCTGCCACAGCAAGGGCGCGCTGCCGGCGATGGCAAGCAGATATTGCGCGGCGCGCAAGCCGGCGACCGGCTGTTCCTTGTACTCCCCGTTGTGCCAGGAGGGATCGAGCTTGATGGCCTGCATGACGGCGTCGCGCCAGAAACGATTGCGGCCGGCAATCTGGACTGTCTGGCAGGCCATCGGCATAAGCGCGTCCATAAAGTCGGGGTAGGTTTCTCCCCAGACGAAGGAATGCATGCAGCCCATGGA contains:
- a CDS encoding alpha/beta family hydrolase is translated as MAESEIRPFTDNAGEAPVRGFLHTPAKASGDGLILTHGAGANCQSPLLTALANMFCEAGLMVLRCDLPFRQARPHGPPVRGSAERDQQGLRRAIACLRPMAQGRVFLGGHSYGGRQGTMLAASTPGLIDGLLLLSYPLHPPKQREQLRTAHFPSLHTPSLFVSGTRDGFGTVEEMSAALKLIPARTRLLMIEGAGHELMTKRNAAELPKAVTTAFTEMFSSGGAKTENASPRSG
- a CDS encoding alpha/beta fold hydrolase codes for the protein MKYLAAVCLLAVSCVAAEYPAPKEGDFTARNFKFKSGETLSDLRLHYATIGTPERDARGRVSNAVLILHGTGGSWKQFTQPQFANELYGPGQPLDAKRYYIVIPDNIGHGGSSKPSDGMRMRFPHYDYDDMVAAQHLLLTEGLGVGHLRLIFGTSMGCMHSFVWGETYPDFMDALMPMACQTVQIAGRNRFWRDAVMQAIKLDPSWHNGEYKEQPVAGLRAAQYLLAIAGSAPLLWQRLYPTRDDADKFVDAQESRIKTLEANDLLYQVASSRHYNPSPDLEKIRAPLMWINSTDDFINPPELTTPESEVKRIPRGKFHLIQGSADTHGHGTHTWAVFWKDRLLQLLDESR